The following proteins are encoded in a genomic region of Bradyrhizobium sp. SK17:
- a CDS encoding lipopolysaccharide biosynthesis protein → MAVKKGPSHLLGNSAWNATAFAVAVLLNLAILPFVIFRLGLAAFGVAGLVTACVAPALMFSNALGLSTARELAQRLEPTDRDAARRFFATALALAIVGGCVIAALLAFAGAPLARLGFHLGGPAGDDLGLAFALAGTGWLCQCLFAVFQSLFTARQDYRRIAAISIAGTVVTTMSMLLLIPHAPRASTFLGCQALGFATNLLMAFAWSQLAISDWLARPALDQGALRALVTLGGWQVAAQSGALFAGQADRYLLGALLQPQFVGFYSVAQRLEEAVYIGVLKIGEILFPFFSTLQNEDDERRVDLLLRSSWILNVLAASALGGLIPVAGALLYRWTGAEVAAEAQQVLVVLAISGILGSSANVFAYYLLSQGRSSSNALISLVTGIFTLATSAIALPVFGWQAAGWSSCVGMVAQMVITVLLLRRTFRLSGMWSRMLHFVVIPLATGIAIALALRSQLGHTAFDHAPSWWYVVSLYGVSAAVIFVAAVAASQLGPYRAVCWRDLRIIISRFLPFKAV, encoded by the coding sequence ATGGCGGTGAAGAAGGGTCCATCCCATCTGCTCGGCAACTCGGCATGGAACGCGACCGCCTTTGCGGTTGCGGTGCTGCTCAATCTCGCGATCCTGCCATTCGTGATTTTCCGCCTTGGCCTCGCTGCCTTCGGTGTTGCCGGCCTCGTCACGGCCTGTGTCGCTCCGGCGCTGATGTTCAGCAACGCACTTGGCCTTTCGACCGCGCGTGAGCTTGCACAAAGACTTGAACCGACCGATCGCGACGCGGCGCGGCGGTTCTTCGCGACCGCCCTAGCGCTCGCTATCGTTGGCGGCTGTGTGATCGCGGCACTGCTTGCCTTTGCCGGCGCGCCGCTCGCGCGATTGGGATTTCACCTCGGCGGTCCCGCGGGCGACGATCTCGGGCTTGCCTTCGCGCTGGCCGGCACCGGCTGGCTGTGCCAGTGCCTGTTCGCGGTCTTCCAGTCGCTGTTCACCGCACGTCAGGATTATCGGCGGATCGCCGCGATCAGCATCGCCGGCACGGTGGTGACGACGATGTCGATGCTGCTGCTGATCCCGCACGCGCCGCGCGCCTCGACCTTCCTCGGCTGTCAGGCTCTGGGCTTTGCGACGAATCTGCTGATGGCCTTCGCCTGGTCACAGCTCGCCATCAGCGATTGGCTGGCGCGGCCGGCGCTCGATCAAGGCGCGCTGCGGGCATTGGTCACGCTCGGCGGCTGGCAGGTCGCCGCGCAGAGCGGCGCGTTGTTCGCCGGCCAGGCGGACCGCTATCTGCTCGGCGCGCTGTTGCAGCCGCAATTCGTCGGTTTCTACAGTGTCGCGCAGCGGCTGGAAGAGGCGGTCTATATCGGCGTGCTGAAGATCGGCGAGATCTTGTTTCCGTTCTTCAGCACACTGCAAAACGAGGATGACGAACGCAGGGTCGACCTGCTGCTGCGCTCGTCCTGGATTCTCAACGTGCTCGCCGCGAGCGCGCTCGGCGGTCTGATCCCGGTCGCCGGCGCATTGCTGTATCGATGGACCGGCGCCGAAGTCGCCGCCGAGGCGCAGCAGGTGCTGGTGGTGCTTGCGATCAGCGGGATATTGGGATCGAGCGCCAACGTGTTTGCGTACTATCTTCTGTCGCAGGGGCGCTCCAGCTCCAACGCGCTGATCTCGCTGGTCACGGGCATTTTCACGCTCGCGACCAGCGCCATCGCGCTGCCGGTCTTCGGCTGGCAGGCCGCCGGCTGGAGCTCCTGTGTCGGGATGGTCGCCCAGATGGTGATCACGGTGCTGCTGCTGCGGCGAACCTTCAGGCTGTCCGGGATGTGGTCAAGGATGTTGCATTTTGTCGTGATCCCGCTGGCTACCGGGATTGCCATTGCGCTGGCGCTGCGCTCTCAGCTTGGTCACACCGCATTCGACCACGCGCCGTCATGGTGGTATGTGGTGTCGCTCTACGGCGTATCGGCGGCGGTGATCTTCGTCGCAGCCGTCGCGGCGTCGCAACTCGGTCCGTATCGCGCCGTCTGCTGGCGCGATCTGCGCATCATCATCAGTCGCTTCTTGCCCTTCAAGGCCGTGTAG
- a CDS encoding glycosyltransferase, whose protein sequence is MRLFQNSGLYPSYLPRLNQLAAKASSFAARRDVFLHDRFGAAHFLKPVLDGAPEAFFTNGDDEALQRQWAREQGIQGTPTLEAILLAQIEHHGTEVFYNLDPVRYPSAFIAKLPGCVKKTLCWRAAPSGNADLTSYGAVLGNFPSILQAWRDKGCRAELFFPAIDPVMEQYGRGERPIDVAFVGGYSRHHSARGRTLEQVAALAADRNIVFCLDASRLTRLAESALGRLLPLGKHRRPDVIARIARLPLFGRDLYELFGSAKIVLNGAIDMAGNDRGNMRCFEAMGCGSLLVSDAGNYPAAMQDGVTMRTYDVPERAVEAISSSLRDWPQWAGIAASGRARVQETYGKASQWAQFIDLVARIEPC, encoded by the coding sequence ATGCGTCTGTTCCAGAATAGCGGTCTCTATCCGTCCTATCTGCCGCGGCTGAATCAACTCGCGGCAAAGGCGTCGTCCTTCGCGGCACGGCGCGACGTGTTCCTGCACGATCGTTTTGGTGCGGCGCATTTTCTCAAGCCGGTGCTCGACGGCGCGCCCGAAGCCTTCTTCACCAATGGCGATGACGAGGCGCTGCAACGCCAGTGGGCGCGCGAACAGGGCATTCAGGGGACGCCGACGCTCGAAGCCATCCTGCTCGCGCAGATCGAGCATCATGGAACCGAAGTGTTCTACAATCTCGACCCGGTGCGCTATCCGAGCGCGTTCATCGCCAAGCTTCCGGGCTGTGTGAAGAAGACGCTGTGCTGGCGCGCGGCGCCCTCGGGAAATGCCGATCTCACCTCCTATGGCGCGGTGCTTGGCAACTTCCCGTCGATCCTCCAGGCCTGGCGCGACAAAGGATGCCGGGCGGAGCTGTTCTTCCCTGCGATCGATCCTGTCATGGAGCAATACGGTCGCGGCGAGCGGCCGATCGACGTGGCGTTCGTCGGCGGATATTCGCGGCATCACAGCGCGCGGGGCCGAACGCTCGAACAGGTCGCAGCGCTCGCGGCCGACCGCAACATCGTGTTCTGCCTCGACGCGTCGCGGCTGACGCGGCTTGCCGAAAGCGCGCTCGGGCGATTGCTGCCGCTCGGCAAGCATCGGCGGCCCGACGTCATCGCGCGAATCGCGAGGCTGCCGCTGTTTGGGCGGGATCTCTACGAGCTGTTCGGGTCAGCGAAGATCGTGCTCAACGGTGCGATCGACATGGCCGGCAATGATCGCGGCAATATGCGCTGCTTCGAGGCGATGGGCTGCGGGTCGCTGCTGGTGTCGGACGCCGGAAACTATCCGGCGGCGATGCAGGACGGCGTCACGATGCGCACCTATGATGTTCCCGAGCGGGCCGTGGAGGCGATTTCGAGCAGCCTGCGGGACTGGCCGCAATGGGCCGGGATCGCCGCATCCGGCCGGGCGCGGGTGCAGGAGACCTACGGCAAGGCCTCGCAATGGGCGCAGTTTATCGATCTCGTCGCGCGGATTGAGCCGTGCTAG
- a CDS encoding methyltransferase domain-containing protein — MSASDLIHQLKWAADGLAVPLFKMRPRPFGPGYQTVKRDTITAAIDAGLLQPGKELPPGYGIAMDERVVEYPWVYGRLTNVGKMLDAGSTFNHDFLLQRPPFRGADLTIMTLAPEKRCYWRDGYSYVYGDLRQTMFGDHVFDTVASISTIEHIGLDNQMLYTGDPRDAETDRDGFVPAVKEFKRILKPGGTCLISVPFGKRDNLGWYQVFDLAMIERIIEAFGAASHQVDYFGYSRQGWSRQSAEALADATVFDIHTGKGQGNDLAASSRAVACLQLTA, encoded by the coding sequence ATGTCTGCAAGTGACTTGATCCATCAGCTGAAATGGGCGGCCGACGGGCTTGCCGTGCCGTTGTTCAAGATGCGGCCACGGCCGTTCGGCCCGGGCTATCAGACGGTCAAGCGCGACACCATCACCGCGGCGATCGATGCGGGCCTGCTTCAGCCGGGAAAGGAGCTTCCGCCCGGCTACGGCATCGCCATGGACGAGCGCGTGGTCGAATATCCCTGGGTCTATGGCCGGTTGACCAACGTCGGCAAGATGCTGGACGCGGGCTCGACCTTCAATCACGATTTCCTGTTGCAGCGTCCGCCGTTCCGTGGCGCGGACCTCACCATCATGACGCTGGCACCGGAGAAGCGGTGCTATTGGCGTGACGGCTATTCCTATGTGTACGGCGATCTCCGCCAGACGATGTTCGGCGACCACGTGTTCGATACCGTCGCCAGCATTTCCACGATCGAGCACATCGGCCTCGACAATCAGATGCTCTACACCGGCGATCCGCGCGACGCCGAGACCGACCGCGACGGCTTCGTCCCCGCGGTGAAGGAATTCAAGCGCATCCTCAAGCCCGGCGGGACCTGCCTGATCTCCGTGCCGTTCGGCAAGCGCGACAATCTCGGCTGGTATCAGGTGTTCGACCTCGCGATGATCGAGCGCATCATCGAGGCGTTCGGCGCGGCATCGCACCAGGTCGACTATTTCGGCTATTCGCGGCAGGGCTGGTCGCGCCAAAGCGCCGAGGCACTCGCCGACGCCACCGTCTTCGACATCCATACCGGCAAGGGGCAGGGCAATGACCTCGCGGCGTCGTCGCGCGCCGTCGCGTGCCTGCAGTTGACGGCATGA
- a CDS encoding NAD(P)-dependent oxidoreductase, whose translation MIVWVTGANGFIGRHLVHELAGAGHAVHGVGHGTISATEARQLGLQSWINGEIDAANLNALAAAHGLPARVFHLAGGSSVGVSIERPFEDFSRTVASTARLLEWLRGSAPDCAVIAASSAAVYGADHVGPIAESAVPAPMSPYGQHKWMMEQLCRSYAQSFGIDCSIVRLFSVYGPNLRKQLLWDICSRLAAKEPVLTLGGTGSEIRDWTDVRDVARLLAGLAQPASQQTFRIINGGSGRGTSVADIAAGLIKLWGGNTVVRHSGISRPGDPASLLADDATLRQIGFDWRIALDQGLADYVAWFKGQAS comes from the coding sequence ATGATCGTCTGGGTCACAGGCGCGAACGGTTTCATCGGTCGCCATCTCGTGCATGAACTGGCAGGAGCCGGTCATGCCGTGCACGGCGTCGGACACGGGACGATCTCCGCAACGGAAGCCCGGCAGCTTGGCTTGCAGAGCTGGATCAACGGTGAGATCGACGCGGCCAATCTGAACGCGCTCGCGGCTGCGCATGGGCTGCCGGCGCGCGTCTTTCATCTGGCTGGCGGATCGTCCGTCGGCGTCTCGATCGAGCGGCCGTTCGAGGATTTTTCCCGAACCGTGGCGAGCACCGCGCGGCTGCTCGAATGGCTGCGGGGATCCGCGCCGGATTGCGCGGTGATCGCGGCATCGAGCGCGGCCGTCTATGGCGCCGACCATGTCGGGCCGATTGCCGAGAGTGCCGTCCCGGCTCCGATGTCGCCCTACGGGCAGCACAAATGGATGATGGAGCAATTGTGCCGCAGCTACGCGCAGTCGTTCGGCATCGATTGCAGCATCGTTCGACTGTTCTCGGTCTACGGCCCCAACCTGCGCAAGCAACTGCTCTGGGACATCTGCTCGCGGCTGGCGGCCAAGGAGCCGGTGCTCACGCTCGGCGGGACCGGTAGTGAAATCCGTGATTGGACCGACGTTCGCGATGTCGCAAGGCTGCTTGCCGGTCTCGCGCAACCCGCCTCGCAGCAGACCTTCCGGATCATCAATGGCGGGTCGGGCCGAGGCACCAGCGTCGCCGACATCGCAGCCGGCCTCATCAAGTTGTGGGGCGGCAACACGGTCGTGCGACACTCGGGAATAAGCCGGCCCGGCGATCCCGCGAGCTTGCTGGCCGACGATGCAACGCTGCGCCAGATCGGCTTCGATTGGCGCATTGCGCTCGACCAGGGCCTTGCCGACTACGTGGCCTGGTTCAAGGGGCAGGCTTCGTGA
- the asnB gene encoding asparagine synthase (glutamine-hydrolyzing), whose translation MCGIAGIVNLRGAPVEPADISRLTSLIAHRGPFGEGTWFNAKRNVAFGHRRLAIIDPGEGGYQPMASGDGRHVIVYNGEIYNFLELRRELEAKGAVFRSQSDTEVILAAWRAWGEDMLLRFNGMWALAIYDTTTDELFLARDRFGIKPLLYALSSERFVFASEQRALARSGLIEASLDIDVARRLLLDPFGIEGSERTLYSQLRRLQGGHCMWLRQGRVQVRRWWRTVDHLPDVPGTEAERVERFRDLFQDSVALRMRSDVPIGTCLSGGFDSSAVICAMATHEKAGMGPRDSTAWRHAFVATFPGASNDERPMAEEAAAWAKVAPSFLAIGRSDALTDLDRILDDNDDVYIGLPSAPWLIYRELRRQNVTVSLDGHGADELMGAYFQEGKSAAFRIRNAAAALMSRSQLAQRGIDFLRAQMISRQGHYFLRGGLTAIPAALPLVAENDRLPDTWGALNRRLYRMFHSTTLPTILRNFDRLSMAHGIEVRMPFMDWRLVTYTMALPEASKSADGMTKVIARQAMANLMPESIRTARRKVGFNSPMPEWLNGPLSGWTAALLDRKVPAFAEFVDEAPLRKVVSHLTATQRWDWESVGRIWPYLNMKWLLARSA comes from the coding sequence ATGTGTGGTATCGCAGGCATCGTCAATCTGCGCGGCGCCCCGGTGGAGCCGGCTGACATCTCGCGGCTCACCAGCCTGATCGCGCATCGCGGTCCGTTCGGCGAGGGCACCTGGTTCAACGCCAAGCGGAACGTCGCCTTCGGCCATCGTCGGCTCGCCATCATCGATCCCGGCGAAGGCGGCTATCAGCCGATGGCGTCAGGCGATGGCCGCCATGTGATCGTCTACAATGGCGAGATCTATAACTTCCTCGAACTGCGGCGCGAGCTCGAGGCGAAGGGCGCGGTGTTCCGCAGCCAGTCCGATACGGAGGTGATCCTTGCCGCCTGGCGGGCCTGGGGCGAAGACATGCTGCTGCGCTTCAACGGCATGTGGGCACTGGCGATCTACGATACGACGACGGACGAGCTGTTCCTTGCCCGCGATCGCTTCGGCATCAAGCCGCTGCTGTATGCGCTATCGTCCGAGCGGTTCGTGTTTGCGTCCGAGCAGCGAGCGCTGGCGCGGAGCGGACTGATCGAGGCGTCGCTCGACATCGACGTGGCGCGGCGGCTGTTGCTTGACCCGTTCGGAATCGAGGGCAGCGAGCGGACGTTGTATTCGCAGCTTCGTCGCCTGCAAGGCGGCCACTGCATGTGGTTGCGGCAGGGACGCGTGCAGGTCCGCCGCTGGTGGCGGACCGTGGACCATCTGCCCGATGTCCCGGGCACCGAAGCCGAGCGCGTCGAGCGCTTTCGCGACCTGTTCCAGGATTCCGTTGCGTTGCGGATGCGCAGTGACGTTCCGATCGGGACCTGCCTGTCCGGCGGCTTCGACTCATCCGCGGTGATCTGCGCCATGGCAACCCATGAGAAGGCCGGCATGGGCCCGCGCGACTCGACCGCCTGGCGGCACGCCTTTGTCGCGACCTTTCCCGGCGCCAGCAATGACGAGCGGCCGATGGCGGAGGAAGCGGCCGCCTGGGCCAAGGTGGCGCCGAGCTTCCTGGCGATCGGGCGCTCCGATGCGCTCACCGACCTCGACCGCATCCTCGACGACAATGACGACGTCTATATCGGGCTGCCGAGCGCACCATGGCTGATCTATCGCGAGCTGCGGCGCCAGAATGTCACCGTGTCGCTCGATGGCCATGGCGCGGACGAATTGATGGGCGCTTACTTTCAGGAAGGAAAGTCGGCCGCGTTCCGGATCCGCAACGCTGCGGCTGCGCTGATGTCGCGATCGCAACTAGCGCAGCGCGGCATCGACTTCTTGCGGGCGCAGATGATCAGCCGCCAGGGCCACTATTTCCTGCGAGGAGGCCTGACTGCGATCCCTGCGGCGTTGCCGCTGGTCGCCGAGAACGATCGACTGCCGGATACGTGGGGTGCTCTGAACCGACGTCTCTACCGCATGTTCCACTCGACCACGCTGCCCACCATTCTGCGCAATTTCGACCGGCTCTCGATGGCGCATGGGATCGAGGTCCGCATGCCGTTCATGGACTGGCGGTTGGTGACCTATACGATGGCGCTGCCGGAAGCGAGCAAGTCGGCCGATGGCATGACCAAGGTGATTGCGCGTCAGGCGATGGCGAACCTGATGCCTGAGAGTATCCGCACCGCGCGCCGCAAGGTCGGCTTCAACTCGCCGATGCCGGAATGGCTGAATGGACCGTTGTCCGGTTGGACCGCGGCGCTGCTCGATCGGAAAGTCCCGGCATTTGCCGAGTTCGTCGACGAAGCGCCGCTCCGAAAGGTGGTTAGCCACCTGACGGCAACGCAGCGCTGGGATTGGGAATCCGTTGGCCGGATCTGGCCATACCTGAACATGAAATGGCTGTTGGCAAGGTCCGCGTAA
- a CDS encoding class I SAM-dependent methyltransferase encodes MSGERKFTTWEEAVVWLRNQPDQRQLVLDAFYDDPLADAAERYFRSSEWQAVAALLAGRSGTALDVGAGRGIASYALARNGFDVTALEPDPSAIVGAAAIRDLAQQTRLPIRVVEEFSERLPFDDATFDLVFARAVLHHTRDLESACREMFRVLRPGGMLIAAREHVISKEADLPQFLAQHPLHHLYGGEHAFLLDRYTGALTSAGFSAIDTLAPLQSPINLFPYTRETLRAAIVTRLSQKIPVAPLWRGALASRQVFGSLLSIAERFDNRPGRLYSFVCHKA; translated from the coding sequence ATGAGCGGTGAGCGCAAGTTTACCACCTGGGAGGAAGCGGTGGTCTGGCTGCGCAATCAGCCGGACCAGCGCCAGCTCGTGCTCGACGCATTCTACGACGATCCCCTGGCTGACGCTGCTGAACGCTATTTCAGGAGCTCAGAGTGGCAGGCGGTCGCCGCGCTGCTGGCTGGCCGTTCCGGCACCGCGCTCGACGTCGGGGCGGGTCGCGGCATTGCGAGCTACGCGCTCGCCCGCAACGGCTTTGATGTGACGGCGCTGGAGCCTGATCCGAGCGCGATCGTCGGCGCAGCGGCGATCCGGGATCTGGCGCAGCAGACCCGGCTGCCGATCCGGGTGGTCGAGGAATTTTCCGAGCGGCTGCCGTTCGACGATGCGACCTTCGATCTCGTGTTCGCCCGCGCCGTGCTGCACCATACGCGAGATCTCGAGAGCGCATGCCGGGAGATGTTTCGCGTGCTGCGGCCGGGCGGCATGCTGATCGCGGCGCGCGAGCATGTCATCAGCAAGGAGGCGGATCTGCCGCAGTTCCTCGCACAGCATCCGCTGCATCATCTCTATGGCGGCGAACATGCCTTCCTGCTCGATCGCTACACCGGCGCGCTGACGAGCGCGGGATTTTCCGCGATCGACACGCTGGCGCCGCTGCAAAGCCCGATCAACCTGTTCCCGTATACGCGGGAGACCCTGCGCGCCGCGATCGTGACCAGACTGTCGCAGAAGATTCCGGTGGCTCCGCTGTGGCGAGGTGCGCTGGCGTCGCGCCAGGTGTTCGGCTCGCTGCTGTCGATTGCCGAACGCTTCGACAACCGGCCCGGCCGGCTCTACTCCTTTGTCTGTCACAAGGCCTGA
- a CDS encoding DapH/DapD/GlmU-related protein translates to MNLDYLIQRLIGRATCRLQADAALGRSARIRNIRGDSDKIVVGRNSRILGELLTFAHGGEIKIGEWCYVGEGTRIWSAASIEIGDRVLISHSANVFDNLTHPLRAAERHRQVQDIFTRGHPNDISLDEGPVRIRDDAWVGAGAMVLRGVTIGQGAIVAAGAVVTRDVAPFSIVAGNPAVLVRELGPDER, encoded by the coding sequence ATGAATCTCGACTACCTGATCCAGCGCCTGATCGGTCGCGCGACCTGCCGGTTGCAGGCCGACGCAGCGCTCGGGCGCTCGGCCAGGATCCGAAACATCCGCGGCGATTCCGACAAGATCGTCGTCGGCCGCAACAGCCGAATCCTGGGCGAGCTGCTGACCTTCGCGCATGGCGGGGAGATCAAGATCGGCGAATGGTGCTATGTCGGCGAGGGCACGCGGATCTGGTCGGCGGCCTCGATCGAGATCGGCGACCGCGTGCTGATCTCGCATTCGGCGAACGTGTTCGACAATCTCACCCATCCGCTGCGGGCAGCGGAGCGGCACCGGCAGGTCCAGGACATTTTCACTCGCGGACATCCGAACGACATCTCGCTTGATGAAGGTCCGGTGCGGATTCGCGACGATGCGTGGGTTGGCGCCGGCGCCATGGTGTTGCGTGGTGTGACGATCGGTCAGGGTGCGATCGTCGCGGCCGGCGCGGTGGTGACCCGGGATGTCGCGCCGTTCTCGATCGTGGCGGGCAATCCGGCCGTGCTGGTGAGGGAGCTTGGTCCCGATGAGCGGTGA
- a CDS encoding glycosyltransferase family 1 protein, which produces MTSRPLRIAFNHISRRLWAGGYNYQRNLFAALARFQPGEFVPVVFAGNGADQNELAELAAISAVEVVRSDAFDGQPGLAAALTLGLDRDAAAAFHAARVDVVVEAARFFGWRLPIPAVAWIPDLQHRSLPQLFPRTARWRREIGFRVQIASGRDIMLSSESALRDFRAYYPHVRNRVSVVRFATQPPAAFLDTDPLDVIATYGLPPNYFYLPNQFYRHKNHQLVVDALTILKRRGIDVVVCASGSTEDRREPGYYDLVNSEIRKRGLDTRFRHLGVIPLPHVYALLRACTALLNPSRFEGWSTTVEEAKSFGVPLILSDIDVHREQTAGAARYFGVDDADALAHHLMQASQEARGAVVRNLVPHQDDNVSAFAASFAATMRQAVAKSER; this is translated from the coding sequence GTGACATCCCGCCCGTTGCGGATCGCGTTCAATCATATTTCGCGACGGCTATGGGCCGGCGGCTACAATTATCAGCGTAACCTGTTCGCGGCGCTTGCGCGGTTCCAGCCCGGCGAGTTCGTTCCGGTGGTGTTTGCCGGAAATGGCGCCGACCAGAATGAACTCGCCGAGCTTGCCGCTATTTCCGCAGTCGAGGTCGTCCGATCGGACGCATTCGATGGCCAGCCGGGTCTGGCCGCGGCGCTGACACTTGGCCTTGATCGCGATGCCGCAGCGGCGTTTCACGCCGCGCGCGTCGATGTCGTCGTTGAAGCGGCGCGCTTCTTCGGGTGGCGGCTGCCCATCCCGGCAGTGGCGTGGATCCCGGATCTGCAACATCGCTCACTGCCGCAGCTGTTTCCGAGGACGGCACGCTGGCGCCGCGAGATCGGCTTTCGCGTTCAGATCGCATCGGGGCGCGACATCATGCTGAGCAGCGAGAGCGCCTTGCGTGATTTCAGGGCGTACTACCCGCACGTTCGAAACCGGGTCAGCGTCGTTCGCTTCGCGACCCAGCCGCCCGCCGCGTTCCTGGACACCGACCCGTTGGACGTGATCGCGACGTATGGTCTGCCTCCCAACTATTTCTATCTGCCGAACCAGTTCTATCGCCACAAGAACCATCAGCTCGTGGTCGATGCGCTGACCATCCTGAAGCGTCGCGGGATCGATGTGGTGGTCTGTGCATCCGGTAGCACGGAAGACCGGCGCGAGCCGGGCTACTACGATCTGGTCAATTCCGAGATCCGGAAGCGCGGTCTCGACACGCGCTTTCGCCACCTCGGCGTCATCCCGCTGCCCCACGTCTACGCGCTGTTGCGGGCCTGCACGGCGCTGCTGAACCCGTCGCGCTTCGAGGGTTGGAGCACGACGGTCGAGGAGGCGAAATCGTTCGGCGTTCCCTTGATCCTGTCCGACATCGACGTGCACCGGGAGCAGACCGCGGGCGCCGCCCGCTATTTCGGCGTCGACGATGCCGACGCGTTGGCGCATCACCTGATGCAGGCGTCGCAAGAGGCTCGTGGAGCTGTCGTTCGAAACCTCGTTCCGCATCAGGATGACAATGTCAGCGCATTCGCGGCGAGTTTCGCGGCCACGATGCGACAGGCGGTCGCCAAATCAGAACGCTAG